From the Chitinolyticbacter meiyuanensis genome, one window contains:
- a CDS encoding Rne/Rng family ribonuclease, translating into MKRMLFNATQAEELRVAIVDGQKLIDLDIETVGKEQRKSNIYKGVITRIEPSLEACFVDYGCERHGFLPFKEISRAYLTEGDGGRGRVADQLREGQEVIVQVEKDERGNKGAALTTYISLAGRYLVLMPNNPRGGGVSRRIEGEERNELRAVMDQLVTPPGMSLIARTAAIGRTVEELQWDLNNYLLELWNAIDGAARAQKGAFLIYQESSLVIRAIRDYFQPDIGEILIDKADIFEQARQFMSHVMPANTARVKFYQDDVPLFSRFQIEHQIESAYAREVTLPSGGAIVIDKTEALYSVDVNSARATKGSDIEETALKTNLEAADEIARQMRLRDIGGLIVVDFIDMENPKNQREVENRLREALHHDRARVQTGKISRFGLMELSRQRLQPSLEETSHITCPRCHGNGVIRGIESSALHILRIMQEEAMKENTGAVHAQVPVDVATFLLNEKRAEIHAIEARLKVAVVLIPNIHLETPNYTIQRLRHDELNQVEEILPSYKMMETPAEEGYQPGRAKEEQAKRPEAAVKGITPIQPAPVSARDIQIEQPSIAPAGPSLWARLTGWFRSLTEAPPAPVAEQPKRQQGQGNRNGRRDRNERGGERGERNDRGQRNNRGERTERGERSGEERQNERRAGGKPRIEEDQRNNRRNERPAQPERAERNDARGERQEQRNEQRNEARSEQPRAEQGERRQRAPRNERTPKPEQVVAPAAADEVITNAATAEVIAPADGQAPAAQEGQGEGRSRRRRGRRGGERRERDAEGVANAEAEGSDAAVDAADDVASTSTALAVVEPAVPVPPVATETAAAPVVEAVEPAPVVVEAPASEAVVEAAPAVVEAQPVVTAVVAAEPAPVTAPAVEEAIVEEPAAEEAAATAPTQTALAFEAPAAPKIEVAAPEDVGLVMVATRNDAAPAPAVEATSAPSRRRRSDVKRGAGADTAAAELQLVETRNDATPEAQIEVPSAAPAPRRRRSAAAPAPQASEPLTQVETKDQ; encoded by the coding sequence ATGAAACGCATGCTGTTCAATGCGACGCAAGCCGAAGAGCTGCGCGTTGCCATTGTCGACGGTCAGAAGCTGATCGACCTCGACATCGAGACCGTTGGCAAGGAACAACGGAAATCGAATATCTACAAGGGTGTCATCACCCGCATCGAGCCCTCGCTCGAGGCCTGCTTCGTCGACTACGGTTGCGAACGCCACGGCTTTCTCCCCTTCAAGGAAATCTCCCGCGCCTACCTCACCGAGGGTGATGGCGGCCGCGGCCGCGTTGCCGACCAGCTGCGCGAAGGCCAGGAAGTCATTGTTCAGGTCGAGAAGGACGAGCGTGGCAACAAGGGCGCGGCGCTGACCACCTACATCAGCCTGGCCGGCCGCTATCTGGTGCTGATGCCGAACAACCCGCGTGGCGGTGGCGTTTCGCGCCGCATCGAGGGTGAGGAGCGCAACGAGCTGCGCGCGGTGATGGACCAGCTGGTCACGCCGCCCGGCATGAGCCTGATCGCCCGTACCGCCGCCATCGGCCGCACGGTGGAAGAGCTGCAGTGGGATCTGAACAACTACCTGCTGGAGTTGTGGAACGCCATCGACGGCGCAGCCCGCGCGCAGAAGGGTGCCTTCCTGATCTACCAGGAATCGAGCCTCGTCATCCGCGCGATCCGCGATTACTTCCAGCCGGACATCGGCGAAATCCTGATCGACAAGGCGGACATCTTCGAACAGGCTCGGCAGTTCATGAGCCACGTGATGCCGGCCAACACCGCGCGCGTGAAGTTCTACCAGGACGACGTGCCGCTGTTCTCGCGTTTCCAGATCGAACACCAGATCGAATCGGCCTATGCCCGCGAAGTGACACTGCCGTCCGGTGGCGCCATCGTCATCGACAAGACCGAAGCGCTCTATTCCGTCGACGTCAACTCGGCACGCGCCACCAAGGGCAGCGATATTGAGGAAACCGCGCTCAAGACCAACCTGGAAGCGGCTGATGAAATTGCCCGCCAGATGCGTCTGCGCGATATCGGCGGCCTGATCGTCGTCGACTTCATCGACATGGAAAACCCGAAGAACCAGCGCGAGGTGGAAAACCGCCTGCGCGAAGCGCTGCACCATGATCGCGCCCGGGTCCAGACTGGCAAGATCTCGCGCTTCGGCCTGATGGAGCTTTCCCGCCAGCGCCTGCAGCCGTCGCTCGAGGAAACCAGCCACATCACCTGCCCGCGCTGCCATGGCAATGGCGTGATCCGCGGCATCGAATCGTCGGCACTGCACATCCTGCGCATCATGCAGGAGGAGGCGATGAAGGAGAACACCGGCGCCGTGCACGCACAGGTCCCGGTCGACGTCGCCACTTTCCTGCTGAACGAGAAGCGCGCCGAGATCCACGCGATCGAAGCCCGCCTCAAGGTTGCGGTGGTGCTGATCCCCAACATCCACCTCGAAACGCCGAACTACACCATCCAGCGCCTGCGTCACGACGAACTGAACCAGGTCGAAGAAATCCTGCCGTCGTACAAGATGATGGAAACGCCGGCCGAGGAAGGCTACCAGCCGGGCCGCGCCAAGGAAGAACAAGCCAAGCGCCCCGAAGCCGCGGTCAAGGGCATCACGCCGATCCAGCCGGCCCCTGTGTCGGCCCGTGATATCCAGATCGAGCAGCCGAGCATCGCACCGGCAGGCCCGTCGCTGTGGGCCCGTCTCACCGGCTGGTTCCGCAGCCTGACCGAAGCGCCGCCCGCGCCGGTCGCCGAGCAACCGAAGCGCCAGCAAGGCCAGGGCAACCGCAATGGTCGCCGTGACCGTAACGAGCGCGGTGGTGAGCGTGGTGAGCGCAATGACCGTGGTCAGCGCAATAATCGTGGCGAACGTACCGAGCGCGGCGAGCGTTCCGGTGAGGAGCGTCAGAACGAGCGTCGCGCCGGCGGCAAGCCGCGGATCGAGGAAGATCAGCGCAACAACCGCCGCAACGAGCGTCCGGCCCAGCCGGAACGCGCCGAGCGCAACGATGCCCGCGGTGAGCGCCAGGAGCAGCGCAACGAGCAACGCAACGAAGCGCGCAGCGAGCAGCCCCGTGCCGAGCAGGGCGAACGCCGCCAGCGCGCACCGCGCAACGAGCGCACGCCCAAGCCTGAGCAGGTCGTCGCCCCGGCAGCGGCCGACGAAGTGATCACCAACGCGGCCACCGCCGAAGTGATTGCCCCGGCCGACGGCCAGGCACCTGCCGCCCAGGAAGGTCAGGGCGAAGGCCGCAGCCGTCGCCGTCGCGGTCGTCGCGGTGGCGAGCGCCGCGAGCGCGATGCCGAGGGCGTAGCAAATGCAGAAGCCGAAGGTAGCGATGCCGCCGTGGATGCAGCAGACGACGTCGCTTCGACCAGCACTGCGCTGGCCGTGGTCGAACCCGCCGTACCGGTACCCCCGGTTGCAACCGAGACCGCCGCAGCACCAGTAGTCGAAGCCGTCGAGCCGGCACCGGTCGTGGTTGAAGCGCCAGCGAGCGAAGCCGTCGTTGAAGCTGCCCCTGCCGTTGTCGAGGCACAACCGGTGGTGACCGCGGTCGTGGCAGCGGAACCTGCACCGGTTACCGCACCGGCCGTCGAGGAAGCCATTGTGGAGGAACCAGCCGCAGAAGAAGCGGCAGCCACAGCACCGACGCAGACCGCACTGGCATTCGAAGCGCCTGCCGCCCCCAAGATCGAGGTTGCCGCGCCGGAAGACGTCGGCCTCGTGATGGTGGCGACGCGCAACGACGCCGCGCCGGCCCCGGCCGTAGAGGCCACCTCCGCACCATCCCGCCGTCGCCGCAGCGATGTGAAGCGTGGCGCAGGTGCCGATACCGCGGCAGCCGAGCTGCAACTGGTGGAAACCCGCAACGATGCGACACCGGAAGCGCAAATCGAAGTGCCGAGCGCGGCACCCGCACCACGCCGCCGCCGCAGTGCCGCCGCCCCGGCACCGCAGGCCAGCGAGCCACTGACCCAGGTCGAGACCAAGGATCAGTAA
- a CDS encoding HDOD domain-containing protein, whose amino-acid sequence MRIDEVFEQTHKLPTVPRVVQELISSFGQEDINVSEIADRIALDQVITAKLLRLANSAHFGASRKIGSAHEAIIVLGFNTVRTLVVASGVTGAFVATPGFDRQQFWRKGLHVALAARGIAQRSRDNREIAFTCGLLHSIGELLIHVVEPELAAKIDRSVATGSDRIKLESSNLGFTYLELGAELARRWNFPETIQQAIAEQQDAAPSSRLSALLQLALAATAAEGGDAPVWPTAALELLQLPAAELDALLPTLELHDPELEEMLL is encoded by the coding sequence ATGCGTATCGACGAGGTGTTCGAGCAGACCCACAAGCTGCCGACTGTGCCCCGCGTGGTTCAGGAGCTGATCAGCAGCTTCGGCCAGGAGGACATCAACGTCAGCGAGATCGCCGATCGCATCGCGCTCGACCAGGTGATCACCGCCAAGCTGTTGCGGCTCGCCAACTCGGCCCATTTCGGCGCCAGCCGCAAGATCGGCTCGGCCCATGAAGCCATCATCGTGCTCGGCTTCAACACCGTACGCACGCTGGTGGTTGCCTCCGGCGTGACTGGCGCGTTCGTCGCCACGCCGGGTTTCGATCGCCAGCAGTTCTGGCGCAAGGGCCTGCATGTGGCGCTGGCTGCCCGCGGCATTGCCCAACGCTCGCGCGACAATCGCGAGATCGCCTTCACCTGCGGCTTGCTGCACAGCATCGGCGAGCTATTGATCCATGTGGTGGAGCCGGAACTCGCGGCCAAGATCGACCGATCGGTCGCCACCGGCAGTGATCGCATCAAGCTGGAATCGAGCAACCTCGGTTTCACCTATCTGGAGCTGGGCGCCGAACTGGCCCGGCGCTGGAATTTCCCGGAAACCATCCAGCAGGCCATCGCCGAACAACAGGACGCAGCACCGAGCTCGCGGCTGTCGGCACTGCTGCAGCTGGCTCTTGCCGCCACTGCCGCGGAAGGCGGAGATGCCCCGGTCTGGCCCACGGCGGCGCTCGAGCTGCTGCAGCTGCCGGCCGCCGAGCTCGACGCCCTGCTGCCCACGCTCGAGCTGCACGATCCAGAGCTCGAAGAGATGTTGCTGTAA
- a CDS encoding basic amino acid ABC transporter substrate-binding protein produces the protein MRKMNRLLAGIAGLVLVAGTAAAAGKTYQVASDAAYAPFESLNSKQEVVGFDVDVLTAVAAKGGFAVKFHNTPWEGIFATLGTGDRDIVSSAVTITEERKQTMDFSDPYFEAKQLIAVPAASKIAKFADLKGKKVGVQTGTTGDEVVQKLLGKTNPNIKRFESTPLALQELLSGGVDAVVADNGVVVNFIANNKGAKMKTLDDASFAKEYYGFAVKKGNKDLLTKINKGLATIKADGTYDKIYKKYFGN, from the coding sequence ATGCGCAAGATGAATCGCCTTCTCGCCGGCATCGCCGGCCTGGTACTGGTTGCCGGTACCGCCGCTGCCGCTGGCAAGACCTACCAGGTGGCGTCCGATGCGGCCTATGCGCCGTTCGAGTCGCTGAACAGCAAGCAGGAAGTGGTCGGTTTCGACGTTGACGTGCTGACCGCCGTCGCGGCCAAGGGCGGCTTCGCGGTGAAGTTCCACAACACCCCGTGGGAAGGCATCTTCGCCACGCTCGGCACCGGTGATCGCGACATCGTCTCCTCGGCCGTCACCATCACCGAAGAGCGCAAGCAGACCATGGATTTCTCCGACCCCTACTTCGAGGCCAAGCAGCTGATCGCTGTGCCGGCCGCCAGCAAGATCGCCAAGTTCGCCGATCTGAAGGGCAAGAAGGTCGGCGTGCAGACCGGCACCACCGGCGACGAAGTGGTGCAGAAGCTGCTGGGCAAGACCAATCCCAACATCAAGCGCTTCGAATCGACCCCGCTCGCACTGCAGGAACTGCTGTCCGGCGGCGTCGACGCCGTGGTCGCCGACAATGGCGTGGTGGTGAACTTCATCGCCAACAACAAGGGCGCCAAGATGAAGACGCTGGACGACGCCAGCTTCGCCAAGGAGTACTACGGCTTCGCGGTGAAGAAGGGCAACAAGGATCTGCTGACCAAGATCAACAAGGGCCTCGCCACCATCAAGGCCGACGGCACCTACGACAAGATCTACAAGAAGTACTTCGGCAACTGA
- a CDS encoding amino acid ABC transporter permease: MDFIQFWQGVQQNVPLFEHFQLQMIWEYRELFWQGIKMTLLITVVAVVLGTLIGLVMGMARLADVRHGPWKYPLIVLVRWPATAYVTFFRGTPLFVQILLIHFALMPLLVHPTDGLLISGELAGTLRQEYGAFMSGLMALTLNAGAYITEIFRAGIQSIAKGQFEASRSLGMNYWQTMRFIIVPQAFRRMLPPLGNEAIMLLKDSSLVSAIGLTELAYAARTVAGAYSRYWEPYLTISFLYLGLTLLMAWGVHAMEKHFKASGGIH; the protein is encoded by the coding sequence ATGGATTTCATTCAATTCTGGCAGGGTGTCCAACAGAACGTGCCGCTGTTCGAGCATTTCCAGCTGCAGATGATCTGGGAATACCGCGAGCTGTTCTGGCAGGGCATCAAAATGACCTTGCTGATCACCGTGGTCGCGGTGGTACTGGGCACGCTGATCGGCCTGGTGATGGGCATGGCGCGGCTCGCCGACGTGCGCCACGGCCCGTGGAAATATCCGCTGATCGTGCTGGTGCGCTGGCCGGCCACCGCCTACGTCACCTTTTTTCGCGGCACGCCGCTGTTCGTGCAAATCCTGCTGATCCATTTCGCGCTGATGCCGCTGCTGGTGCATCCCACCGATGGCCTGCTGATCAGTGGGGAACTCGCCGGCACGCTGCGCCAGGAATACGGTGCGTTCATGTCCGGCCTGATGGCGCTGACGCTGAACGCTGGCGCCTACATCACCGAGATCTTCCGCGCCGGCATCCAGTCCATCGCCAAGGGCCAGTTCGAGGCCAGCCGCTCGCTGGGCATGAACTACTGGCAGACGATGCGCTTCATCATCGTGCCGCAGGCCTTCCGCCGCATGCTGCCGCCGCTCGGCAACGAGGCCATCATGCTGCTGAAGGACAGCTCGCTGGTCTCCGCCATCGGCCTGACCGAGCTCGCTTACGCGGCACGTACCGTGGCTGGCGCCTATTCGCGCTACTGGGAGCCCTACCTCACCATCTCCTTCCTCTACCTGGGGCTGACGCTGTTGATGGCCTGGGGCGTGCACGCGATGGAGAAACACTTTAAGGCCAGTGGCGGTATCCATTGA
- the mltG gene encoding endolytic transglycosylase MltG, with product MLRTLRNLLLLVLLGLMAAAAAAWWYVNRPLPLSYPVTLTVGPGSVRATAAQLAQQSVIEYPAVFRLLARATGEDTRLKAGIYELKQPTSLLELLGKIARGEASQIAFTVIEGWNWRQLRAALAAQAKLRADAALMSDDELRVALDIAAPGLEGQFFPDTYFIAVGGSDLELLRRAHTRLNDQLALAWKLRREDTPLKTPYELLIMASIVEKETGAEADRPMVASVFENRLRIGMRLQTDPTVIYGLGEQFDGNLRKKDLQTDTPYNTYTRAGLPPTPIAMPGNAALMAAAQPAPSKALYFVARGDGSSHFSETLGEHNRAVNQYIRRR from the coding sequence TTGCTGCGCACCCTGCGCAACCTGTTGTTGCTGGTGCTGCTCGGCCTCATGGCCGCTGCGGCCGCGGCCTGGTGGTATGTCAACCGACCGCTGCCATTGAGCTACCCGGTCACCTTGACCGTGGGCCCGGGCTCGGTGCGCGCCACCGCGGCGCAGCTGGCGCAACAAAGCGTGATCGAATATCCGGCGGTGTTCCGCCTGCTGGCGCGGGCTACCGGTGAGGACACCCGCCTGAAGGCCGGCATCTACGAGCTGAAGCAACCGACCTCGCTGTTGGAGCTCCTGGGCAAGATCGCCCGTGGCGAGGCCAGCCAGATCGCATTCACGGTGATCGAGGGCTGGAACTGGCGGCAGCTGCGGGCGGCGCTGGCCGCGCAGGCCAAGCTCAGGGCCGATGCCGCGCTGATGAGCGACGACGAGCTGCGCGTAGCGCTGGATATCGCCGCGCCGGGCCTGGAGGGGCAGTTCTTCCCGGACACCTATTTCATCGCCGTCGGTGGCTCGGACCTGGAGCTGCTGCGGCGCGCGCACACACGGCTCAATGATCAGCTGGCGCTCGCCTGGAAGCTGCGACGCGAGGATACGCCGCTGAAAACGCCGTACGAGTTGCTGATCATGGCCTCCATCGTCGAGAAGGAAACCGGTGCCGAGGCGGACCGACCCATGGTCGCCAGCGTATTCGAGAACCGGTTGCGCATCGGCATGCGGTTGCAGACCGACCCCACCGTGATCTACGGCCTGGGCGAGCAGTTCGATGGCAACCTGCGCAAGAAGGATCTGCAGACCGATACGCCGTACAACACTTATACCCGCGCTGGCCTGCCACCCACCCCCATCGCCATGCCGGGCAACGCCGCGTTGATGGCGGCCGCGCAGCCGGCGCCATCGAAGGCGCTGTATTTTGTGGCCCGTGGCGACGGCAGTTCGCACTTCTCCGAGACGCTTGGTGAGCACAACCGCGCGGTGAACCAGTACATCCGCAGGCGCTGA
- a CDS encoding ATP-dependent DNA helicase, with protein MTLTELFAADGPLARAFPGYKVRSQQVEMAQAVEKAIRERGKLIAEAGTGTGKTFAYLMPALLCGGKVIVSTGTKTLQDQLYARDLPMVRELLGVPVTIALLKGRANYVCHYHLERARHEGRFLRREDIADLQKVERYAKLTQSGDKAGCTGVPEDAPIWAHVTSTRDNCLGADCPNYKDCFVLKARKDAQEADVVVVNHHLFFADVWLRDEGAGELLPACNTVIFDEAHQLPEVASLFFGETVTSGQLVELARDARSEALVIAKDYVHLPQAAEALEKAVRDFRLAFRPEPARLPQHELAGRFAEFEARLAELVTKLGELEGQLIAQAERAEELQKCGERATALRQIVQHWQEGDSDEAVHWIDITPHGFMLHATPLNIAELFRKQLNSGQRAWVFASATLAVNGQFKHFQHELGLWEAETATWDSPFDYKQQAVLYVPRDMPEANSPGFTGKVVERAWPLLQLTHGHAFLLFTSLRAMREAHELVTQRLKDAKLDWPVLLQGQGSRTELLDKFRRSPNAILVASQTFWEGIDVKGEQLSLVVIDKLPFSPPDDPVLAARIEQMSKSGRNAFVDFQLPHAAITLKQGAGRLIRDEHDTGILMIADTRLVDKPYGKLLWKSLPPMFRSRELDTVKRFFEVKRGRPQDSGEDQDPLPPVTSGDEAE; from the coding sequence ATGACGCTGACCGAACTCTTTGCCGCAGACGGCCCGCTGGCCCGCGCCTTTCCCGGATACAAGGTTCGCAGCCAGCAGGTGGAAATGGCGCAGGCGGTGGAAAAGGCCATCCGCGAGCGTGGCAAGCTGATCGCCGAGGCCGGCACCGGCACCGGCAAGACCTTCGCCTACCTGATGCCGGCGCTGCTGTGCGGCGGCAAGGTCATCGTTTCGACCGGCACCAAGACGCTGCAGGACCAGCTCTACGCGCGTGATCTGCCGATGGTGCGCGAGCTTCTTGGCGTGCCGGTAACGATCGCCTTGTTGAAGGGGCGGGCGAATTACGTTTGCCACTATCACCTGGAGCGGGCGCGGCACGAGGGCCGCTTCCTGCGGCGCGAGGACATCGCCGATCTGCAGAAGGTCGAGCGCTACGCCAAGCTCACCCAGTCCGGCGACAAGGCTGGCTGTACCGGCGTGCCCGAGGATGCACCAATCTGGGCGCACGTCACCAGCACCCGCGACAACTGCCTGGGTGCCGACTGCCCGAACTACAAGGACTGCTTCGTGCTGAAGGCGCGCAAGGACGCGCAGGAAGCTGATGTGGTCGTGGTCAATCACCACTTGTTCTTTGCCGATGTCTGGCTGCGCGACGAAGGCGCAGGCGAGCTGCTGCCGGCCTGCAACACCGTGATCTTCGACGAGGCGCACCAGCTGCCCGAGGTCGCCAGCCTGTTTTTCGGCGAGACGGTGACGTCGGGCCAGTTGGTCGAACTCGCGCGCGATGCCCGCTCCGAAGCGCTGGTCATCGCCAAGGACTACGTGCACCTGCCGCAGGCGGCCGAGGCGCTGGAAAAGGCCGTGCGCGACTTCCGCCTCGCCTTCCGCCCGGAGCCGGCACGGCTGCCGCAGCACGAGCTCGCCGGACGCTTTGCCGAATTCGAAGCGCGGCTCGCTGAACTGGTAACCAAGCTCGGCGAGCTGGAAGGCCAGCTGATCGCCCAGGCCGAGCGGGCCGAGGAGCTGCAGAAATGCGGCGAACGTGCCACGGCGTTACGGCAGATCGTGCAGCACTGGCAGGAGGGCGACAGCGACGAGGCGGTACACTGGATCGACATCACGCCGCATGGCTTCATGCTGCATGCCACACCGCTCAATATCGCGGAGCTGTTTCGCAAGCAGCTCAACAGCGGCCAGCGCGCCTGGGTATTTGCCTCGGCCACGCTGGCCGTCAACGGTCAGTTCAAACATTTCCAGCATGAACTGGGGCTGTGGGAGGCGGAGACCGCCACCTGGGACAGCCCGTTCGACTACAAGCAACAGGCGGTGCTTTATGTGCCGCGCGACATGCCGGAGGCGAATTCGCCCGGCTTTACGGGTAAGGTAGTCGAGCGCGCCTGGCCGCTGCTGCAGCTGACCCACGGCCATGCCTTCCTGCTGTTCACGTCCTTGCGTGCGATGCGCGAAGCACACGAGCTTGTCACCCAACGGTTGAAGGATGCCAAGCTCGACTGGCCGGTGTTGCTGCAGGGGCAGGGTAGCCGCACCGAACTCCTGGACAAATTCCGCCGCTCGCCCAATGCCATCCTCGTTGCGAGCCAGACCTTCTGGGAAGGCATCGATGTGAAGGGCGAGCAGCTGTCGCTGGTGGTGATCGACAAGCTGCCGTTCTCGCCACCGGATGATCCGGTGCTGGCCGCCCGCATCGAGCAAATGAGCAAGAGCGGGCGTAACGCCTTTGTCGATTTCCAGCTGCCGCATGCCGCGATCACGCTGAAGCAGGGTGCCGGCCGGCTGATCCGCGACGAGCACGATACCGGCATCCTGATGATTGCCGACACCCGTCTGGTCGACAAACCCTATGGCAAGCTCTTGTGGAAGAGCCTGCCACCGATGTTCCGCTCGCGCGAACTCGACACCGTCAAACGCTTTTTCGAGGTAAAACGTGGCCGCCCGCAAGACTCCGGTGAAGACCAAGACCCCCTCCCGCCCGTCACGTCGGGCGACGAAGCCGAGTAA
- a CDS encoding SDR family NAD(P)-dependent oxidoreductase — MSDWKTYQASADELKDRVILVTGAGQGLGEAAALAYARHGATVILLGRNEKKLARVYDAIEAVGGPKPAAIPMDLAKVNEAELGQMGVLIQREFGRLDGVLHAANGFAHLSPLTNQKLDEWVEQYRVNVAAPFAMTRALLPLLEKAPDASVLVLGESHALAPKAFWGGYSSAKSAQKTWVEIAASEWDRWPHLRVNLLVPGPIQSPFRTKTHPAEPKDSLPATDSIVPALMYWMGAASHGRSGETVIYNAQVPG; from the coding sequence ATGAGTGACTGGAAAACCTACCAGGCTTCGGCCGATGAACTGAAAGACCGCGTGATCCTGGTGACCGGCGCCGGGCAGGGGCTGGGCGAGGCGGCGGCACTGGCCTATGCGCGCCATGGTGCCACGGTGATCCTGCTCGGGCGCAACGAGAAAAAGCTTGCCCGCGTCTATGACGCGATCGAAGCGGTAGGTGGCCCCAAGCCCGCAGCCATCCCGATGGATCTTGCGAAGGTGAACGAGGCCGAGCTTGGCCAGATGGGCGTGCTGATCCAGCGCGAGTTCGGCCGACTCGATGGCGTCCTGCACGCGGCCAACGGCTTTGCCCACCTGTCACCCCTGACCAACCAGAAGCTCGACGAGTGGGTCGAGCAGTATCGCGTGAATGTCGCCGCACCCTTCGCGATGACCCGCGCGCTGTTGCCGCTGCTGGAAAAGGCGCCGGATGCCTCGGTGCTGGTGCTGGGCGAGAGCCATGCGCTGGCGCCCAAGGCGTTCTGGGGCGGCTACAGCTCGGCCAAATCGGCGCAGAAGACCTGGGTGGAGATCGCTGCGAGCGAATGGGATCGCTGGCCGCATCTGCGCGTCAACCTGCTGGTACCGGGCCCGATCCAGTCGCCGTTCCGCACCAAAACCCATCCGGCCGAACCCAAGGACAGCTTGCCTGCCACCGACAGCATCGTGCCGGCACTGATGTACTGGATGGGCGCGGCCAGCCATGGTCGCAGCGGCGAGACGGTGATCTACAACGCGCAGGTTCCCGGTTAA
- the hpnE gene encoding hydroxysqualene dehydroxylase HpnE has product MKPYGAMPHLAVLGGGYAGMAAAVEAASLGASVTVLEAGKVLGGRARRVELDGRVLDNGQHLLIGAYRELLGLMHKVGVAPESAFLRTPLDLAVHPGFRMRCPAWPAPLHLAAALVTARGLSLAERWALTRVVLSAQRHNWRCDPDLPVADWLTKSGQSAALIARFWQPLTVAALNTPLEQASTQVLFNVLRDSLGGTSADSDFLFPRIDFSALLPDAAADWLARQGGAVELGVTVKTLRSDVAGWQVNDEARRFDGVICALPPHRLSMALASVAPELAMAVEAWDFQPIVTLYLEYPRASLPQAMVGLSGGLVQWVFDHAHTHGQPNRIAVVLSAEGAHSQLPRAEMETSIVAELDAAFGWGLPSWLRSIAEKRATFACVPGLARPDNATPYATLWLAGDYTAGDYPATLEGAVQSGLKAARGIMAAFNLPRCSDE; this is encoded by the coding sequence ATGAAGCCGTATGGCGCGATGCCTCACCTGGCCGTGCTTGGCGGTGGCTATGCCGGCATGGCGGCAGCGGTGGAGGCGGCCAGCCTTGGGGCAAGTGTCACCGTACTCGAGGCGGGCAAGGTGCTTGGCGGCAGAGCGCGGCGGGTGGAGCTCGACGGGCGCGTGCTCGACAATGGCCAGCATCTGCTGATCGGCGCATATCGCGAGCTGTTGGGGTTGATGCACAAGGTGGGCGTTGCGCCCGAGTCGGCATTCCTGCGCACCCCGCTCGATCTTGCAGTCCATCCTGGCTTCCGGATGCGTTGCCCAGCTTGGCCGGCGCCGCTGCATCTCGCTGCTGCCCTGGTCACTGCACGCGGTTTGTCGTTGGCCGAGCGCTGGGCGCTGACGCGAGTCGTACTGTCCGCGCAGCGTCACAACTGGCGTTGCGATCCCGACCTGCCGGTGGCCGACTGGCTGACCAAGAGCGGTCAGTCTGCGGCGCTGATCGCGCGGTTCTGGCAGCCGCTGACGGTGGCCGCGCTCAATACGCCACTGGAGCAGGCGTCAACGCAGGTGCTGTTCAACGTGCTGCGCGACAGCCTGGGGGGCACCAGTGCCGATTCCGATTTCCTGTTCCCGCGTATCGATTTCTCCGCGTTGCTGCCTGATGCGGCAGCGGACTGGTTGGCCCGACAAGGGGGCGCGGTTGAGCTTGGCGTAACGGTGAAGACCCTGCGAAGCGATGTGGCGGGCTGGCAGGTGAATGACGAGGCGCGTCGCTTCGACGGCGTGATCTGCGCACTGCCACCACACCGGCTGTCCATGGCGCTGGCGAGTGTGGCGCCCGAACTGGCCATGGCGGTTGAGGCTTGGGATTTTCAGCCCATCGTCACGCTTTACCTCGAATACCCGCGGGCATCGCTGCCGCAAGCCATGGTCGGGCTCTCTGGCGGATTGGTGCAGTGGGTGTTCGACCATGCCCACACCCACGGTCAACCGAATCGCATCGCCGTGGTGCTGTCGGCCGAAGGCGCGCATTCACAGCTGCCGCGCGCCGAGATGGAAACGTCCATCGTCGCCGAGCTCGATGCTGCGTTCGGCTGGGGGCTGCCGAGCTGGCTGCGCAGCATTGCCGAGAAACGGGCCACCTTCGCCTGTGTGCCCGGGCTTGCGCGCCCGGACAATGCGACGCCCTATGCCACGCTGTGGCTGGCCGGCGACTACACCGCCGGCGATTACCCGGCTACGCTGGAAGGTGCAGTGCAGAGCGGATTGAAGGCTGCGCGTGGGATAATGGCCGCATTCAACCTTCCACGGTGCAGCGATGAGTGA